A genomic window from Triticum urartu cultivar G1812 chromosome 7, Tu2.1, whole genome shotgun sequence includes:
- the LOC125522481 gene encoding B3 domain-containing protein IDEF1-like: MGGDGRPSDGGGGGGAGAGHPHQFQYQALLAAVHTQNPNHSHNLPFPLPPLNGPGPDASTHNAVRQPPTPRGFADWSASTSAFTSLAVQSTPSTATANAYHYSLSPCYAFWTHYMLNKNAYSYYPAPNQEHTHPFSLDNNQAKDPGSISSFGIESFNTTSLAPNMSAHMPPMEGPLPTKEPEAPEDMPARVATIKDEMDARNGVELKCETVDALPELKQGHESCASKFNSGEYQVILRKELTKSDVANVGRIVLPKKDAEASLPPLCERDPVILQMDDMVLPITWKFKYRFWPNNKSRMYILDSTSEFVKTHGLQAGDALIIYKNPVPGKYIVRGEKAIQQTN, from the exons ATGGGAGGCGACGGCAGGCccagcgacggcggcggcggcggcggcgccggcgccggccaCCCGCACCAGTTCCAGTACCAAGCCCTCCTCGCCGCCGTGCACACGCAGAACCCCAACCACAGCCACAACCTCCCCTTTCCCCTTCCTCCCCTCAATG GACCTGGACCTGATGCATCTACACACAATGCTGTTCGCCAGCCTCCGACGCCAAGGGGGTTTGCTGATTGGAGTGCGTCTACCAGTGCCTTCACGTCCCTTGCTGTGCAGAGCACTCCTTCCACAGCTACTGCCAATGCATACCATTACAGCCTATCTCCTTGCTATGCTTTCTGGACCCATTACATGCTTAACAAGAATGCATATAGCTACTATCCTGCACCTAATCAGGAGCACACCCACCCTTTCAGCCTTGATAACAACCAGGCTAAAGATCCAG GTTCTATATCCAGCTTCGGGATTGAGTCATTTAATACAACATCCCTGGCACCAAACATGTCTGCTCATATGCCTCCCATGGAAGGACCCCTACCTACAAAGGAACCTGAGGCTCCAGAG GACATGCCTGCTAGAGTAGCTACAATTAAGGACGAAATGGATGCCAGAAATGGTGTTGAACTTAAATGTGAAACAGTTGACGCTCTTCCAGAGTTGAAGCAAGGTCATGAAAGTTGTGCCAGT AAATTCAACTCTGGAGAATACCAAGTTATTTTGCGCAAGGAATTGACAAAGAGTGATGTTGCGAATGTAGGAAGAATTGTGTTACCCAAG AAGGATGCAGAAGCTAGTCTTCCACCATTGTGCGAAAGGGATCCTGTGATACTGCAGATGGATGACATGGTGCTTCCGATTACGTGGAAATTTAAGTACAG GTTCTGGCCAAACAACAAAAGCAGAATGTACATCCTGGATTCTACAA GTGAATTTGTGAAGACACATGGTCTTCAGGCAGGGGACGCACTCATTATCTACAAAAATCCTGTGCCTGGCAAATAT ATTGTCCGAGGGGAGAAGGCCATTCAGCAGACAAATTAG